Proteins from a genomic interval of Desulfovibrio piger:
- the dprA gene encoding DNA-processing protein DprA, whose product MTDQAPAAPLSARWIDMDDRARREYWAGLALRHCRGLGARSCCRLLRHFGSAFAALEGRERWADAGVDKGKAAELSTGSWRVTARAEWDAVRDLDAVVVQWHEAAYPALLRTLPDAPVLLYCLGDLSLLANPAVAVIGSRKATPRGQALAGHMAGAFASWGITVVSGMAWGIDKAAHEAALGRTGSSIAVLGTGIDVPYPRANTRLYDRMAAKGLLVSEFAPGTPALRENFPVRNRIISGLSLGVVVVEAASRSGTLITSRLALEQGREVYAVPGAALSGQSLGCQELVRQGAKPVFAPEDVLEDLAGPLRDFGVQADHLTREAAERRRRAEAEGTGLSRTLFACMPPETDTPPKADSGNGEERPTQGAGDTDTVAASPAQDTIIPLLREQGPLHVDALGAALGRSPAELAPVLLGLEIMGRIRRLPGARYEAV is encoded by the coding sequence ATGACGGATCAGGCTCCCGCAGCTCCCTTGTCTGCCCGCTGGATCGATATGGATGACCGCGCCCGGCGTGAATACTGGGCCGGTCTTGCCCTGCGCCATTGCCGCGGGTTGGGGGCCCGTTCCTGCTGCCGGCTGCTCCGCCATTTCGGTTCGGCCTTCGCAGCGCTGGAAGGCAGGGAAAGATGGGCCGATGCCGGGGTGGACAAAGGCAAGGCCGCCGAACTCTCCACAGGCTCATGGCGGGTCACGGCCCGGGCGGAATGGGATGCCGTCCGTGATTTGGACGCTGTCGTCGTCCAGTGGCATGAAGCCGCTTATCCGGCCCTGCTGCGTACACTGCCCGACGCCCCTGTTTTGCTGTACTGCCTGGGGGATCTTTCTCTGCTGGCCAATCCGGCCGTGGCCGTCATCGGCTCGCGCAAGGCCACGCCCCGGGGGCAGGCCCTGGCCGGACATATGGCGGGAGCCTTTGCTTCCTGGGGCATCACGGTGGTCTCGGGCATGGCCTGGGGCATCGACAAGGCGGCGCATGAAGCCGCGCTGGGCAGGACAGGGAGCAGCATCGCCGTCCTGGGGACGGGCATAGATGTCCCGTATCCCCGGGCCAATACCCGTTTATATGACAGGATGGCGGCAAAGGGCCTGCTGGTCTCCGAATTTGCTCCCGGCACACCGGCCCTGCGGGAAAATTTTCCTGTCCGCAACCGCATCATCAGCGGTCTTTCTCTGGGCGTGGTCGTGGTGGAGGCCGCCAGCCGTTCCGGGACCCTCATCACCTCGCGTCTGGCGCTGGAGCAGGGGCGGGAAGTCTATGCCGTACCGGGAGCGGCCCTGTCCGGTCAGAGCCTCGGCTGCCAGGAGCTTGTCCGGCAGGGGGCCAAGCCGGTGTTCGCGCCGGAAGATGTGCTGGAAGACCTTGCCGGCCCATTGCGTGACTTTGGCGTGCAGGCCGACCATCTGACACGGGAAGCCGCAGAACGTCGCCGCCGGGCTGAAGCCGAGGGCACGGGGCTGTCCCGTACGCTTTTTGCCTGCATGCCGCCGGAGACGGACACGCCGCCAAAGGCCGACTCCGGCAACGGGGAAGAGAGGCCGACGCAAGGAGCCGGGGATACGGACACAGTTGCCGCGTCTCCGGCACAGGATACTATCATCCCGCTGCTGCGGGAGCAGGGCCCTTTGCATGTGGATGCCCTGGGGGCCGCCCTGGGACGCAGCCCCGCAGAGCTGGCGCCGGTGCTGCTGGGACTGGAGATAATGGGACGCATCCGGCGCTTGCCGGGCGCACGCTACGAGGCCGTATAG
- the ybgF gene encoding tol-pal system protein YbgF, with amino-acid sequence MTSAAASRPAAGTASGAARAEKPAAVNDAAPAPGTDSPSGTATADTSAPVTDEKAAYQAGLDLILSGRLDEGMARMQALLEQHPSGTYAANAEYWLGEALSSQGRNEEALTHFRNVEARYPRHHKNADALLRTGMILKQQGDTAGAGKAFRQVVQRFPSSAAADLIRKKGLVRP; translated from the coding sequence GTGACTTCTGCCGCCGCTTCCAGACCGGCAGCAGGTACGGCGTCCGGGGCCGCGCGTGCGGAAAAGCCTGCTGCGGTCAACGATGCAGCGCCTGCGCCCGGCACAGACAGCCCGTCCGGTACGGCAACGGCGGACACGTCCGCTCCCGTCACTGATGAAAAGGCCGCTTATCAGGCAGGGCTGGATCTTATATTGTCGGGCCGTCTGGACGAAGGCATGGCCCGTATGCAGGCCTTGCTGGAACAGCATCCTTCCGGGACCTATGCGGCCAATGCCGAGTACTGGCTGGGCGAGGCCCTGTCCAGCCAGGGCCGGAACGAAGAGGCCCTGACGCATTTCCGAAATGTGGAGGCCCGGTATCCCAGGCACCATAAAAATGCCGATGCCCTGTTGCGTACCGGGATGATCCTGAAGCAGCAGGGAGATACGGCAGGCGCCGGCAAGGCTTTCCGGCAGGTGGTGCAGCGTTTCCCTTCGTCCGCAGCGGCTGATCTCATTCGCAAAAAAGGACTGGTGCGGCCATGA
- a CDS encoding precorrin-2 dehydrogenase/sirohydrochlorin ferrochelatase family protein: protein MPHESPEKNFYPLFLDLSGLHCLVAGLGGVGSRKLQGLLHCAPASILALDMEAPAAELRPLLEQPCVRFEQRPFRDEDLDGRQLVFAATGNAEVNRHIALLCRERHILCNCIDAPAEGSFIVPAVARSGSMALALSTGGASPALSRRWKGELTTWLEARQKMVRLMGRLRPMVLALHDETGHNTALFRALAQSPLQDHLQQGDRQACLRCLQALLPPKLHDRIPELLDVIA from the coding sequence ATGCCTCACGAATCGCCTGAAAAAAATTTCTATCCCCTTTTTCTGGACCTGAGCGGCCTGCACTGCCTTGTAGCCGGTCTGGGGGGCGTCGGCAGTCGCAAACTGCAGGGCCTGCTGCATTGCGCACCGGCCTCGATCCTGGCCCTGGACATGGAAGCCCCTGCCGCAGAGCTGCGTCCGCTGCTGGAGCAGCCCTGCGTCCGTTTCGAGCAGCGGCCCTTCCGTGACGAAGATCTGGACGGTCGTCAGCTTGTCTTCGCCGCCACGGGCAATGCCGAGGTCAACAGGCATATCGCCCTCCTCTGCCGGGAACGCCATATCCTGTGCAACTGTATCGATGCCCCGGCGGAAGGCTCGTTCATCGTGCCCGCCGTGGCCCGCTCCGGCAGCATGGCGCTGGCCCTTTCCACCGGCGGCGCCAGCCCGGCCCTTTCCCGGCGCTGGAAGGGCGAGCTGACGACCTGGCTGGAGGCCCGCCAGAAAATGGTCCGTCTGATGGGACGGTTGCGTCCCATGGTCCTTGCCTTGCACGACGAGACAGGGCACAATACGGCCCTGTTCCGCGCTCTGGCCCAGTCGCCCCTGCAGGATCATCTGCAACAGGGCGACCGGCAGGCGTGCCTGCGCTGTCTGCAGGCCCTGCTGCCGCCAAAGCTGCACGACCGCATCCCGGAGTTGCTTGATGTTATCGCCTGA
- a CDS encoding cytochrome C assembly family protein, protein MLSPETSTLLTLCCYGAATVAGLAGMLLRNAFWRRLGCWLAGLGFVCQTFSLLLGFHKTMPTGLSLGGYLQMLAWFVLLCGLVSRLRYKQEALLLLATPLALILFAVSAPYLSAVVQVPPQLKGSFYALHVGALFLSMGLMTLAFAASSLFLFLERRIKSKQRMEGFWQDMPALSLLDKINAFGVAASFPLYTLGVVSGLFWAKPVYGATFTGDPKEVVSIIVWLLMAYVFHGRLATGWRGRKPARLMVLVFGLSLFSIVVVNTLMETHHSFIKP, encoded by the coding sequence ATGTTATCGCCTGAGACCTCCACCCTACTGACCCTGTGTTGTTACGGCGCTGCCACTGTGGCCGGTCTGGCCGGCATGCTGCTGCGCAATGCCTTCTGGCGGCGGCTGGGCTGCTGGCTGGCGGGGCTGGGATTCGTCTGCCAGACGTTTTCCCTCCTGCTCGGCTTCCACAAGACCATGCCCACGGGCCTGAGCCTTGGCGGCTATCTGCAGATGCTGGCCTGGTTCGTCCTGCTGTGCGGCCTTGTCAGCCGTCTGCGCTACAAGCAGGAAGCCCTGCTCCTGCTGGCCACGCCGCTGGCCCTCATCCTGTTCGCCGTTTCCGCCCCGTACCTTTCTGCCGTGGTGCAGGTGCCTCCCCAGCTCAAGGGCTCTTTCTACGCCCTGCACGTGGGGGCGCTGTTCCTCAGCATGGGCCTCATGACCCTGGCCTTTGCCGCCAGCTCCCTGTTCCTGTTCCTGGAACGGCGCATCAAGAGCAAGCAGCGCATGGAAGGGTTCTGGCAGGACATGCCGGCCCTCTCCCTGCTGGACAAGATCAACGCCTTCGGCGTGGCGGCCTCGTTCCCGCTGTACACGCTGGGTGTGGTCTCCGGCCTGTTCTGGGCCAAGCCCGTCTACGGCGCCACCTTTACCGGTGACCCCAAGGAAGTGGTCAGCATCATCGTCTGGCTGCTCATGGCCTATGTGTTCCACGGCCGTCTGGCCACCGGCTGGCGCGGCCGCAAACCTGCCCGCCTGATGGTGCTGGTCTTCGGTCTGAGCCTTTTCTCCATCGTGGTCGTCAATACCCTGATGGAAACGCATCATTCCTTCATCAAACCTTAA
- the hemA gene encoding glutamyl-tRNA reductase, producing MDCDIVLVGLNHRTAGVDVRERFALVDFCSRENWALPCDDVIGEAMILSTCNRVELLATGHGDVAGRILERWATARGTDPEELRPYVYIYKNMDAVRHLFSVASSLDSMILGEPQILGQLKSAYRKAAACHATGVILNRLLHKAFSVAKRVRTETAVASSAVSISYAAVELAKRIFGEMQHHKAMLVGAGEMAELAATHLLQAGVDEILVANRTFSRGEELARQFNGRALPFESLASHLTEVDIIITSTGSPDPVIRARDIRGVLKARKNRPMFFIDIAVPRDIDPDVNGLDNVYLYDIDDLKEVVEENLATRRDEAQKAAEIVDEEVDIFRQWLCSLDVQPTIVDLIQHGENAAHEEVARTLKRLGHVDDATREAIEVMALALVRKLNHDPIMFLKRGTMSQEGSAPRISLMRRIFNLDQGCTCSARNNGEHE from the coding sequence ATGGATTGTGATATCGTACTTGTTGGCCTGAACCATCGCACCGCCGGTGTGGACGTGCGCGAACGTTTCGCCCTTGTGGATTTTTGCAGCCGGGAAAACTGGGCCCTGCCGTGTGACGACGTCATCGGTGAAGCCATGATCCTTTCCACCTGCAACCGTGTGGAACTGCTTGCCACCGGTCATGGCGATGTGGCGGGCCGTATCCTGGAACGCTGGGCCACCGCACGCGGTACCGACCCCGAAGAGCTCCGGCCCTATGTCTACATCTACAAGAACATGGATGCCGTGCGGCACCTGTTCTCCGTGGCTTCCAGCCTGGATTCCATGATCTTGGGCGAGCCCCAGATCCTGGGGCAGCTCAAGAGCGCCTACCGCAAGGCGGCCGCCTGCCACGCCACCGGCGTGATCCTCAACCGCCTGCTGCACAAGGCGTTCTCCGTGGCCAAACGCGTGCGCACCGAGACCGCCGTGGCCTCCAGCGCCGTGTCCATCAGCTATGCCGCCGTGGAACTGGCCAAGCGCATCTTCGGCGAGATGCAGCACCACAAGGCCATGCTGGTGGGCGCCGGTGAGATGGCCGAACTGGCCGCCACCCACCTGCTCCAGGCCGGTGTGGACGAGATCCTGGTGGCCAACCGTACGTTCTCGCGCGGTGAGGAACTGGCACGCCAGTTCAATGGCCGGGCCCTGCCTTTTGAATCCCTGGCCTCCCATCTGACGGAGGTGGACATCATCATCACGTCCACCGGTTCGCCGGATCCCGTCATCCGTGCCCGCGATATCCGCGGCGTGCTCAAGGCGCGCAAGAACCGGCCCATGTTCTTCATCGACATCGCCGTCCCCCGCGACATCGACCCCGACGTCAACGGCCTGGACAACGTCTACCTTTACGATATCGACGACCTCAAGGAAGTGGTGGAAGAGAACCTGGCCACCCGTCGCGACGAGGCCCAGAAAGCCGCCGAGATCGTGGACGAGGAAGTGGACATTTTCCGGCAGTGGCTGTGCAGCCTGGACGTGCAGCCCACCATCGTGGACCTCATCCAGCACGGCGAGAACGCCGCCCATGAAGAAGTGGCCCGTACCCTGAAGCGTCTGGGCCATGTGGACGACGCCACGCGCGAGGCCATCGAGGTCATGGCGCTGGCTCTGGTCCGCAAACTGAACCACGATCCCATCATGTTCCTCAAGCGCGGCACCATGTCGCAGGAAGGCAGTGCGCCGCGCATCAGCCTCATGCGCCGCATCTTCAACCTTGACCAGGGCTGTACCTGTAGTGCCCGGAACAACGGAGAGCACGAATAA
- the tilS gene encoding tRNA lysidine(34) synthetase TilS — protein MIPVPELQALPSRLARLCLDVERFCRHNLKMADGDAWLLAVSGGADSTALLCIMALLAPQHDWQLHVATVDHQLRPESAEDAAFVAGLCRGWRIPCRILTADVPRLARQEGLGTEEAARRARYALLEQARQACGATAILLGHHRSDVAEDQMLRFLRGTGWPALGGMRAEDAERHLLRPLLRTDKHALKELLHCCGILWREDASNADTRYTRNRLRHTLLPLLRQENPRLEDSCLNLWELAGIDGEYWQLELEHHLARTPWQEAPGSITLPRALLRETHAALRLRLYHRAVARLARLSGGQARSATLLALDQAWQEGRGGTTFQLPGSIMAHLKGGCIRFYVEKRQTVRKS, from the coding sequence ATGATCCCCGTCCCCGAACTGCAAGCGCTCCCTTCCCGGCTGGCCCGCCTGTGCCTGGATGTGGAGCGCTTTTGTCGTCACAACCTGAAGATGGCTGATGGCGATGCCTGGTTGCTGGCCGTTTCCGGCGGCGCGGATTCGACAGCCCTTTTATGCATCATGGCCCTGCTGGCCCCCCAGCATGACTGGCAGCTGCATGTGGCGACAGTGGACCATCAGCTGCGGCCGGAATCCGCCGAAGATGCCGCCTTCGTGGCCGGGCTCTGCCGGGGCTGGCGCATCCCCTGCCGCATCCTGACGGCGGATGTGCCCCGGCTGGCACGACAGGAGGGGCTGGGTACGGAAGAAGCGGCCCGGCGGGCGCGCTATGCCCTGCTGGAGCAAGCCCGGCAGGCATGCGGCGCTACAGCCATCCTGCTGGGACATCACCGGAGCGATGTGGCCGAAGACCAGATGCTCCGCTTTCTGCGCGGTACCGGCTGGCCGGCACTGGGCGGCATGCGGGCCGAGGACGCGGAACGGCATCTGCTGCGTCCCCTGCTCCGCACGGACAAGCATGCCCTGAAAGAGCTGCTGCACTGCTGCGGCATCCTCTGGCGGGAAGACGCCAGCAATGCGGACACCCGCTATACCCGCAACCGCCTGCGGCATACCCTCCTCCCTCTCCTGCGGCAGGAGAACCCCCGCCTTGAGGACAGCTGCCTCAATCTCTGGGAACTGGCAGGTATCGACGGGGAGTACTGGCAGCTGGAGCTGGAACACCATCTTGCCCGCACGCCCTGGCAGGAGGCGCCCGGCAGCATCACCCTGCCCCGCGCACTGTTGCGGGAGACGCATGCGGCTCTGCGGCTGCGTCTTTACCACCGGGCCGTGGCCCGGCTGGCCCGGCTCTCCGGCGGCCAGGCCCGTTCCGCCACGCTGCTGGCCCTGGATCAGGCCTGGCAGGAAGGCCGGGGTGGTACCACCTTTCAGCTGCCCGGCAGTATCATGGCCCATCTCAAGGGGGGCTGCATCCGCTTTTACGTCGAAAAACGGCAGACTGTTCGGAAAAGCTGA
- the dxs gene encoding 1-deoxy-D-xylulose-5-phosphate synthase → MTENTAQSLLDSLTSPKQVMDLSDEQLPLLAAELRKRIIDVVSKNGGHLAPSLGVVELTLALLHTFNMEQDKIVWDVGHQAYAYKLLTGRASQFHTLRTLGGLAGFPRRSESPYDRFGVGHSSTSISAALGMAMARDLAGGKEHVLAVIGDGSLTAGEAFEGLNLAGHMGRRLIVVLNDNEISISPNVGALSLFLSRTLSRRWVRQTRKDVLQLLRSIPRIGQKLALYAMRGEWSFKSFFTPGMLFEAFRFTYIGPVDGHDLPALCRHLQMAAAVEDGPVLLHVRTCKGKGYAPAEKDPTHFHGVGHFEPETGLLIPSSNKTPSFTGIFGKTLVELAEKDDRLLAITAAMPEGTGTNLFEERFPERFVDVGICEQHAVTFAAGLAASGFHPVVAIYSTFLQRAYDQIVHDVCLQKLPVTFCVDRAGLVGEDGATHHGVFDIAYLRHIPEMTLLAPRDENMLRHCLLTATTAGGPCAVRYPRGAGMGVPLDAELRLLPSAQGEIMQEGERVAIVAVGNRVRPALEAAAAIEKEFGFRPLVFDPIWLKPLPAAQLAEIARTFDRIVFVEEGCLAGGFASAVLERWADDGLLRSQRIRRLGIGDAFVEHGSQAQLRELVGLRAPDIIRAVRELILKD, encoded by the coding sequence ATGACGGAAAACACTGCACAGTCCCTGCTGGACAGCCTGACCTCACCGAAACAGGTGATGGATCTTTCTGACGAACAGCTCCCGCTGCTGGCTGCGGAGCTGCGCAAGCGCATCATCGATGTGGTGTCCAAGAACGGCGGGCATCTGGCTCCCTCGCTGGGGGTCGTGGAACTGACCCTGGCCCTGCTGCATACCTTCAACATGGAGCAGGACAAGATCGTCTGGGACGTAGGGCATCAGGCCTATGCCTACAAGCTGCTGACCGGACGCGCTTCCCAGTTCCACACCCTGCGTACCCTGGGGGGCCTCGCGGGCTTCCCGCGCCGTAGCGAGAGCCCCTATGACCGCTTTGGGGTAGGGCATTCCTCTACTTCCATCTCGGCTGCCCTTGGCATGGCCATGGCCCGCGATCTGGCCGGCGGCAAGGAACATGTGCTGGCCGTCATCGGTGACGGCTCCCTGACGGCAGGCGAGGCCTTTGAAGGCCTGAACCTGGCCGGGCATATGGGCCGGCGGCTCATCGTGGTGCTCAACGACAACGAGATCTCCATCTCGCCCAATGTGGGGGCCCTGTCCCTGTTCCTGAGCCGTACGCTGTCCCGGCGCTGGGTGCGGCAGACGCGCAAGGATGTGCTCCAGCTTTTGCGCTCCATCCCCCGCATCGGCCAGAAGCTGGCCCTGTATGCCATGCGCGGCGAATGGAGTTTCAAGTCCTTTTTCACGCCCGGCATGCTGTTCGAGGCTTTCCGCTTCACCTATATCGGGCCCGTGGACGGGCACGACCTGCCCGCCCTGTGCCGTCATTTGCAGATGGCGGCAGCCGTGGAAGACGGACCGGTGCTGCTGCATGTGCGCACCTGCAAGGGCAAGGGCTATGCCCCGGCGGAGAAAGACCCCACGCATTTCCATGGTGTGGGCCACTTTGAGCCGGAAACGGGCCTGCTCATCCCCAGCAGCAACAAAACGCCTTCCTTTACCGGCATCTTCGGCAAGACCCTGGTCGAGCTGGCGGAAAAAGACGACCGTCTGCTGGCCATCACTGCAGCCATGCCCGAAGGCACCGGGACGAACCTTTTTGAAGAGCGCTTCCCGGAACGCTTCGTGGACGTGGGTATCTGCGAACAGCACGCCGTCACCTTTGCCGCCGGTCTGGCGGCCAGCGGTTTCCATCCCGTGGTGGCCATCTATTCCACCTTTTTGCAGCGGGCCTATGACCAGATCGTCCATGACGTCTGTCTGCAGAAACTGCCCGTGACCTTCTGTGTGGACAGGGCCGGTCTGGTGGGCGAGGACGGGGCCACGCATCATGGTGTCTTCGATATCGCCTACTTGCGCCATATCCCCGAGATGACCCTGCTGGCGCCCCGTGACGAGAACATGTTGCGTCATTGTCTGCTGACGGCCACCACGGCCGGTGGGCCCTGCGCCGTACGCTATCCGCGCGGTGCCGGCATGGGGGTCCCGCTGGATGCCGAACTGCGCCTGCTGCCTTCTGCTCAGGGCGAGATCATGCAGGAAGGGGAACGGGTGGCCATCGTGGCCGTGGGCAACCGTGTGCGCCCGGCTCTGGAAGCCGCGGCAGCCATCGAAAAAGAGTTCGGCTTCCGGCCGCTGGTCTTCGATCCCATCTGGCTCAAGCCGCTGCCTGCGGCGCAACTGGCCGAGATCGCCCGCACGTTCGACCGTATCGTCTTTGTGGAAGAAGGCTGCCTGGCAGGCGGTTTTGCCTCGGCCGTGCTGGAGCGCTGGGCCGATGACGGCCTGCTGCGCAGCCAGCGCATCCGCCGTCTGGGTATCGGCGATGCCTTCGTGGAACACGGTTCCCAGGCCCAGTTGCGCGAGCTGGTGGGCCTGCGGGCACCGGATATCATCCGGGCTGTGCGGGAACTGATCCTGAAGGACTGA